The following proteins are encoded in a genomic region of Liolophura sinensis isolate JHLJ2023 chromosome 7, CUHK_Ljap_v2, whole genome shotgun sequence:
- the LOC135471670 gene encoding F-box/LRR-repeat protein fbxl-1-like, which translates to MYVPDLLSLDISYVDIRKCSGTCLETFFQHNRNLAKFTIHWKDLTNGIVSSMASEGEMLEEIALVDCDQVTCSGIQDIGKHCQKLRGLDLKGVCFLTDAALWPCLSRGQLRHLSLAECGISDVTLRWICQYLSETVESLDLAWCDEITETGVNTLLSRDHPNLRTLSLHQGPASDHTLTLLAEHCSQLTSLVLCSVRFGIDDEAVVNLAQRLPHLTKIDISWNSGLTDKSPSAFLTFCQKLEWANFAGIKRITSEPFIHLISDDGSWLKTQAMLRKDRLDRQRRQVDAGGTQVDKETRPVRLPFRSGVFCTTSVLPGSGILWTWWMTSTWQESLPCAGGRSRFRITTDS; encoded by the exons ATGTACGTTCCGGATTTGTTATCTTTGGACATAAGTTACGTTGATATCAGAAAATGTTCGGGAACTTgtcttgaaacattttttcagcATAACAGAAATCTTGCCAAATTTACCATTCACTGGAAAGATTTGACCAATGGAATTGTCTCTTCCATGGCATCAGAGGGAGAAATGTTAGAAGAGATAGCCTTGGTTGACTGTGATCAGGTGACTTGCTCTGGGATACAAGATATTGGCAAGCACTGTCAGAAATTGAGAGGATTAGACCTGAAAG GAGTTTGTTTCTTAACGGATGCTGCTCTGTGGCCATGTTTGTCACGTGGGCAACTTCGTCACCTGTCATTGGCAGAATGTGGGATTTCTGACGTCACACTGAGGTGGATTTGCCAGTATCTATCTGAAACC GTTGAATCACTGGATCTGGCCTGGTGTGACGAAATCACGGAGACAGGCGTGAATACCCTcttgtcacgtgaccacccAAATCTCCGAACTCTAAGTCTTCACCAAGGTCCGGCCTCTGACCACACCTTGACCTTGCTGGCTGAGCACTGTTCACAGCTGACAAGCCTCGTGTTGTGCAGTGTTAGATTTGGAATAGACGACGAAGCAGTGGTCAACCTTGCACAACGCCTCCCTCACTTGACAAAGATTGACATTAGCTGGAATTCCG GTCTGACAGACAAAAGTCCATCTGCATTTCTGACATTTTGTCAGAAACTGGAGTGGGCAAATTTTGCTGGAATAAAGAGGATAACTTCGGAGCCATTCATACATCTCATCTcag ATGATGGAAGTTGGCTGAAGACCCAGGCTATGCTGAGAAAGGATCGGCTAGACAGGCAGCGTCGGCAGGTAGATGCAGGGGGGACACAAGTCGATAAG GAAACGAGACCAGTGAGGTTACCATTTCGCTCAGGTGTGTTTTGCACCACGTCTGTCTTACCTGGATCTGGTATTCTGTGGACTTGGTGGATGACTTCCACCTGGCAGGAATCACTGCCGTGTGCAGGGGGTCGCTCAAGATTCAGGATTACCACGGACAGTTAG
- the LOC135469839 gene encoding uncharacterized protein LOC135469839: MRFEVPALADLSLRLVAQALVCDKEEGITTIFEYLINLLKTQAFTSVTETILSHLVKCHASYLSDTCIQVLCPSHLKQLSFRECNQLTWPGVKEVLSRLNSLQIVNLSFCDQLMSPDLDLTIEVHLSSTLTCVAMEECSSLTDNIVQHLLGQAKSLRNLNISSCDNISDKVFLLNEELQLSREALGRSSVEYPCRLTSVDVSGCRSLTSTVVRHLATLTGPTLRSVNLSCVQVDCMALLYLCGYGLVSAVSLMFGEENGQGLIQDKDLTENLLELQLLQARRFQYSTCEQDRQNVKMLPSVGGETHHTTSAVTEWDLRNPLRNLECRQEAPIEHHIPTDSVGECANMTTAKIRYQQKNVITEESEDSTLKRTDYVILDNGCDIAMALEAYSSDSICIEELENSESGFVDATKTSGTRFLKSCNQIGEEKGSFKSEADDITSPSNECSWNLQISHNADESADFLLSAKFCPEAKTVVQNFSCPLAENACPIAAFLPSNSDISATNVNSDISAMNVKSDISVMNMKSDVLGMNVNSEISVANVNDDISAMNVYDDVSAMNVNSDISAMNLNGDVSTVNMNSDISAMNDNSDVSANQTNCDTLDNKI, from the exons ATGAGGTTTGAGGTGCCAGCTCTGGCAGATCTGTCACTGCGATTAGTGGCGCAGGCTTTAGTTTGTGACAAAGAAGAGGGCATCACCACAATATTTGAATATCTAATTAACCTACTGAAAACTCAG GCTTTTACCAGTGTGACAGAGACTATCCTGTCTCACCTGGTCAAGTGTCATGCCAGTTACCTGTCTGATACCTGTATACAGGTGCTGTGTCCATCTCACCTGAAACAACTCAGTTTCAGAGAGTGTAATCAACTTACCTGGCCAGGTGTAAAAGAGGTTTTATCAAG ATTGAACAGTCTGCAGATAGTGAATTTGTCTTTCTGCGATCAGCTAATGTCACCTGACCTTGACCTTACAATTGAGGTTCACCTTTCATCAACTTTGACCTGTGTCGCTATGGAAGAATGCAGCTCATTAACGGATAATATTGTTCAG CACCTTCTGGGCCAAGCTAAGTCCTTGCGGAATTTGAACATCTCCAGCTGTGATAACATCAGCGACAAAGTCTTCCTCCTTAATGAAGAGCTTCAGCTAAGCAGAGAGGCTCTTGGGAGG AGCTCAGTTGAGTATCCGTGCCGCCTGACATCAGTGGACGTATCAGGTTGTCGTAGTTTGACCAGCACGGTTGTCCGCCATCTTGCCACTTTGACAGGTCCAACCTTGAGATCAGTCAATTTGTCCTGTGTTCAG GTTGACTGTATGGCCCTCCTATATCTGTGTGGCTATGGCCTGGTGTCGGCTGTCTCCCTCATGTTTGGGGAGGAAAATGGCCAGGGTTTGATACAGGACAAAGATTTGACAGAAAATCTACTGGAATTACAACTGCTGCAGGCTAGACGGTTTCAGTACAGTACGTGTGAACAGGACAGGCAGAACGTGAAGATGTTGCCTTCAGTAGGTGGAGAAACTCACCATACGACATCTGCTGTTACTGAGTGGGACTTGAGGAATCCGTTACGTAACCTTGAATGTAGACAAGAAGCACCCATTGAACACCACATTCCCACTGATTCAGTAGGGGAATGTGCTAACATGACAACAGCTAAAATTAGATATCAGCAGAAAAATGTGATAACTGAAGAAAGTGAAGATAGTACACTAAAAAGAACAGACTATGTGATTCTAGACAATGGCTGTGACATTGCAATGGCTTTAGAAGCGTATTCTAGTGACAGTATCTGTATCGAGGAATTGGAAAACAGCGAATCTGGCTTCGTTGATGCAACCAAGACAAGTGGTACAAGATTCCTGAAATCATGCAATCAGATTGGAGAAGAAAAAGGCAGCTTCAAATCTGAGGCTGATGACATTACTTCGCCAAGCAATGAATGCAGCTGGAATTTGCAAATCAGTCATAATGCTGACGAATCTGCTGACTTTCTACTCAGTGCTAAGTTCTGCCCTGAAGCAAAGACTGTTGTACAAAACTTTTCTTGTCCTTTGGCTGAAAATGCATGTCCCATTGCTGCCTTTTTGCCTTCTAATAGTGATATCTCGGCAACGAACGTGAATAGTGATATCTCGGCAATGAATGTTAAAAGTGATATCTCGGTAATGAACATGAAAAGTGATGTCTTGGGAATGAACGTGAATAGTGAAATTTCTGTAGCGAACGTAAATGATGATATCTCGGCAATGAATGTGTATGATGATGTCTCGGCAATGAATGTTAATAGTGATATCTCGGCAATGAACCTGAATGGTGATGTCTCGACAGTGAACATGAATAGTGATATCTCTGCAATGAATGATAATAGTGATGTCTCGGCAAACCAAACAAACTGTGATACACTTGACAACAAG ATTTGA